Proteins encoded by one window of Fusarium graminearum PH-1 chromosome 1, whole genome shotgun sequence:
- a CDS encoding 60S ribosomal protein L15, with translation MGALKYVEELQKKKQSDVVAFLLRVRCWELRQLNVIHRASRPSRLDKARRLGYKAKQGYVIYRVRVRRGGRKRPAPKGATYGKPTNQGINQLKYQRSLKATAEERVGRRCANLRVLNSYWINQDSTYKYYEVILVDPQHKAIRIDPRINWIVNPVHKHREARGLTATGKKSRGLNKGHRYNKTKAGRRKTWKRHNTLSLWRYR, from the exons atggGTGCCCTCAAGTACGTcgaagagcttcagaagaagaagcagtcgGATGTCGTTGCCTTCCTCCTCCGAGTTCGCTGCTGGGAA CTCCGTCAATTGAACGTCATCCACCGTGCCTCTCGTCCTTCCCGTCTGGACAAGGCTCGCCGTCTCGGAtacaaggccaagcaggGCTATGTCATCTACCGTGTCCGCGTCCGCCGTGGTGGTCGCAAGCGCCCTGCCCCCAAGGGTGCCACTTACG GCAAGCCCACCAACCAGGGTATCAACCAGCTGAAGTACCAGCGATCACTCAAAGCTACCGCCGAGGAGCGTGTCGGCCGCCGATGCGCTAACCTCCGAGTCCTCAACTCTTACTGGATCAACCAGGACTCTACCTACAAGTACTACGAggtcatcctcgtcgaccCCCAGCACAAGGCCATCCGCATCGACCCCCGCATCAACTGGATCGTCAACCCCGTCCACAAGCACCGCGAGGCTCGTGGTCTTACCGCCACCGGCAAGAAGTCCCGTGGTCTCAACAAGGGTCACAGAtacaacaagaccaaggctggccGCAGAAAGACCTGGAAGCGCCACAACACCCTGTCCCTCTGGCGATACCGATAA
- a CDS encoding serine/threonine-protein phosphatase PP-Z — protein sequence MGNNNSSQGGSGSKGSGSAGPDGPLQSYPSFSRSDTKDSSRSFRTLGSKIRSSSKSDSPRNSKVLSNGENPVESKSDDRRSSRHGRSSSSRLSRSELPPLNTAGTDISTSESALADSAVGEDQPPPSPVHGNAKGGNHDVSAAQASGEVDHVSDQPPSVNAGANAHMQAPGQSILVKRENTINPVNNGPSDESRADGNSNVAMSEIKDIDLDDFIKRLLDAGYAGKVTKSVCLKNAEIVAICQRAREVFLSQPALLELDAPVKVVGDVHGQYTDVIRMFEMCGFPPNSNYLFLGDYVDRGKQSLETILLLLCYKLKFPENFFLLRGNHECANVTRVYGFYDECKRRCNVKIWKTFIDCFNTLPIAAIVAGKIFCVHGGLSPALVHMDDIRNIARPTDVPDYGLLNDLLWSDPADMEQDWEANERGVSYCFGKRVITEFLAVHDFDLICRAHMVVEDGYEFFNDRVLVTVFSAPNYCGEFDNWGAVMSVSAELLCSFELLKPLDSSALKSHIKKSRNKRQHMLNSPPAMIQPQSM from the exons ATGGGAAACAACAACTCCAGCCAAGGTGGATCTGGCTCAAAGGGCTCCGGTTCTGCCGGGCCTGATGGACCTCTTCAGTCTTACCCATCTTTTAGTCGATCTGACACCAAGGATTCCTCACGCTCGTTTCGTACCCTAGGATCCAAGAtccgcagcagcagcaagtcGGACAGCCCTAGGAACTCAAAGGTCTTGTCCAACGGCGAGAATCCGGTCGAATCTAAGAGCGACGACAGACGTTCCAGTAGGCATGGAcgttcaagctcatctcGACTGAGCCGCAGCGAGCTCCCTCCCCTCAATACCGCCGGGACGGACATTTCAACATCCGAGTCGGCCCTCGCAGATTCCGCCGTCGGAGAGGACCAACCCCCACCCTCTCCCGTTCATGGTAACGCCAAAGGCGGCAACCACGACGTGAGTGCCGCGCAAGCATCGGGAGAAGTCGATCACGTTTCCGATCAGCCTCCATCTGTCAACGCTGGAGCCAACGCGCATATGCAAGCCCCAGGACAGTCCATCCTGGTGAAGCgcgaaaacaccatcaacccAGTCAACAATGGACCGTCTGATGAGTCCAGGGCTGATGGAAACTCCAACGTCGCCATGTCTGAGATTAAAGATATCGATCTTGACGACTTCATCAAGCGACTCTTGGATGCGGGTTATGCTGGAAAGGTCACCAAGAGTGTTTGTCTCAAGAACGCCGAAATTGTTGCCATTTGCCAAAGGGCAAGAGAGGTTTTTCTGTCGCAGCCTGCTTTGTTAGAGTTGGATGCgcctgtcaaggttgtggGTGATGTCCACGGACAGTACACAGACGTTATCCGAATGTTTGAGATGTGTGGCTTCCCTCCAAACTCAAACTATCTTTTCCTCGGCGACTACGTTGATCGAGGAAAGCAATCACTGGAGACAATTCTGCTGCTACTCTGCTATAAGCTCAAATTCCCCGAAAACTTTTTCCTCCTCCGAGGAAACCACGAGTGCGCCAATGTCACACGAGTTTATGGCTTTTACGACGAATGCAAGCGAAGGTGCAATGTCAAAATCTGGAAGACGTTTATTGACTGCTTCAACACTCTTCCAATCGCTGCGATCGTTGCCGGCAAGATCTTCTGCGTTCACGGAGGATTGTCACCAGCTCTAGTTCACATGGACGACATTCGAAATATTGCTCGACCCACTGACGTCCCCGATTATGGACTGCTCAACGATCTTCTCTGGTCTGATCCTGCCGACATGGAGCAAGACTGGGAAGCCAATGAGAGAGGCGTTAGTTATTGTTTTGGTAAACGAGTTATTACAGAGTTTTTGGCAGTACATGATTTTGATCTTATCTGTCGAGCGCACAtggtggttgaggatggcTATGAATTCTTCAACGATAGGGTTCTGGTGACAGTCTTCAGTGCCCCCAAT TACTGCGGTGAATTTGACAACTGGGGCGCTGTTATGTCGGTATCCGCTGAGTTACTCTGTAGCTTTGAGCTTCTTAAGCCTCTTGACTCGAGCGCTCTCAAGAGTCACATCAAGAAGAGCCGAAACAAGCGCCAGCATATGCTGAACAGTCCG CCCGCCATGATTCAACCTCAGAGCATGTAA
- a CDS encoding succinate semialdehyde dehydrogenase, with protein MALLQRFVAPSARDPSLFKQDVCYVNGKWVKAKSGKTFKVNDPSTGDLIGTCPEFDSKDAQLAIRAAADAFPSFRNKTGRERSKLLRAWYEQMTANAEDIAKLITWENGKPMADAKGETTYAANFLEWFSEEAPRVYGDTIPSSVPGNRVWTLKEPVGVCGLITPWNFPAAMITRKIGPALAAGCTVVAKAPAETPFTSLALAELAHRAGIPKGVVNVVTSHENTPELGELLTSDPTIRKVSFTGSTNVGKLLMKQSAGTLKKLSMELGGNAPFIVFDDADADAAVAGAITSKFRSSGQTCVCANRIYVQRGIYDEFVSKFTEKVKSFNVGHGFDQGVTHGPLIHDKAIEKVEAHVKDAEKKGGKVTIGGKRLSDLGSNFYAPTVIRDMTPEMDMASQETFGPVAGLFPFETEEEVVKMANNTEVGLAGYFFSRDLERVHRIAEALEVGMVGVNTGLISDAAAPFGGVKESGFGREGSLYGISEYQITKMITYGGMGKPLQS; from the exons AtggctcttcttcagcgcTTCGTTGCTCCCTCAGCACGAG AtccctctctcttcaagCAAGATGTCTGTTATGTCAACGGCAAATgggtcaaggccaagtctgGCAAAACATTCAAAGTGAATG ATCCTTCAACTGGCGACCTCATCGGAACATGCCCAGAGTTTGACTCCAAGGACGCTCAATTAGCTATtcgcgctgctgctgatgcgTTCCCTTCATTCCGCAACAAAACAGGCCGTGAGCGCTCCAAGTTGTTGCGCGCCTGGTATGAGCAGATGACAGCCAACGCAGAGGATATCGCAAAACTTATTACATGGGAAAACGGAAAGCCCATGGCTGATGCTAAAGGCGAGACAACTTATGCTGCCAACTTCCTTGAGTGGTTCAGTGAGGAGGCACCACGAGTATATGGTGATACAATTCCCAGTTCAGTACCTGGCAACCGTGTATGGACCCTGAAAGAGCCCGTGGGAGTATGTGGTTTGATTACACC TTGGAACTTTCCCGCTGCCATGATCACACGAAAGATCGGGCCTGCTTTGGCTGCAGGCTGCACAGTCGTCGCAAAGGCTCCCGCCGAGACCCCTTTTACTTCACTAGCCCTGGCTGAGCTGGCTCACCGTGCAGGAATCCCCAAGGGCGTTGTCAACGTCGTAACTTCACACGAGAACACACCCGAACTCGGCGAGCTGCTCACTTCAGACCCCACAATCCGCAAGGTCTCTTTCACCGGTTCCACCAACGTTGGAAAGCTTCTTATGAAGCAGTCAGCTGGTaccctcaagaagctttccaTGGAGCTTGGCGGTAACGCCCCCTTTATCGTCTTTGACGACGCCGACGCCGATGCTGCCGTGGCTGGAGCCATCACCTCCAAGTTCCGATCTTCAGGCCAGACCTGTGTCTGCGCCAACCGAATTTACGTTCAGCGTGGCATCTACGATGAGTTTGTGTCCAAGTTTACcgaaaaggtcaagtcgTTTAATGTAGGACACGGCTTCGACCAAGGCGTTACACATGGACCCCTGATCCacgacaaggccattgagaaggttgaggcccatgtcaaggatgccgagaagaagggcggAAAGGTCACCATCGGAGGCAAGCGACTCAGCGACCTCGGTTCCAACTTTTACGCTCCCACTGTCATCCGCGATATGACTCCAGAGATGGACATGGCTTCCCAGGAAACCTTTGGACCTGTCGCTGGTCTCTTCCCCTTCGAGACGGAAGAGGAGGTGGTCAAGATGGCCAACAACACTGAGGTCGGACTGGCGGGttacttcttctcccgcGATCTTGAGCGTGTGCACCGTATTGCCGAGGCCCTTGAGGTGGGTATGGTTGGCGTTAACACTGGTCTCATCTCCGATGCTGCTGCGCCATTTGGTGGTGTGAAGGAGAGTGGCTTTGGTCGTGAAGGATCGTTGTATGGTATCAGTGAGTACCAGATCACCAAGATGATTACATATGGAGGTATGGGCAAGCCTCTTCAGTCATAA